A window from Humidesulfovibrio mexicanus encodes these proteins:
- a CDS encoding [protein-PII] uridylyltransferase family protein — MDDNTTPPALPPAAQRLRQGRLLLAEAARAGGINAYPAQGAALMDAYFRERLDELRTASPGLCATPFALVAVGGYGRAELCPASDVDVLLLYENAIAPAAEELSRGLFHPLWDLGLDLGHGVRTLADCLRLAGEDMLVLTSLLDVRHVAGEGALTARLQRRLAEAAPPGRAAAFGQWVLEHNAGRRARHGDSSGLLEPELKNGLGGLRDAHQIRWLLRLVPSLCAGPQAPFTPEDLALLEADHAVVLCARTALHLAAGRKTDRLFFDLQPQVARTLGFSGAEPGQGGDEPQAADAPTGLATGLATGLAVEGFLSRLHQAMTRIRAMRQACWLEAFPPRAEACAPAAAAPGILCGPTGMALCDPKAAAHQPALILALYVAAARAARPLAWSALRATRAALADPARRAAFAELPDILPALLEIFRASGQPTESSPPHAAPQESAQTGPSRLADALRRLFAPTPNAADPPGAHPPEPAAPAVATALQSMLDTGLMAALVPEFAPVEHLVQFDDFHIHPVGKHTLEVVRALASIRPCGPEERRSPPDGDLSPDILERAAGLPHFDRLLLAGFCHDLAKPRRDHCGEGEALSRALLGRLGADPEAIDDVAFLVREHLLIPKTATRRDLADESVAATVAEICGGVERLDMLHLLAVADSRSTGPRAWSPWTAALFDELARKARGLLTRGPLSGPDAVDTSRRVRERALALATKPAEQDATPALERGFAERCLEHMPARALLVLDAATVARHLRLARRFALNLAEDMVRKPAAKAGLGVAEIDAVPVRGRAFQVSIAAMDRPGLFAVMAGVLALHDLHILSAEVLTWGPGSAGPGASLAVDVFVVREPAPGLSLEDLWARVRRAVSYALTDKLSLEYRLEQKRNSPLAQASRAPGGRCAVRVDNAQSDFHTLVEVAAPDRLGLLHDLARALCAHGARVHLARIATSAGRIHDVFYVRDEEGRKIADPQRLEVLRRALLAAARHN, encoded by the coding sequence GTGGACGACAACACAACGCCTCCGGCCCTGCCGCCAGCCGCCCAGCGGTTGCGGCAGGGCCGCCTGCTTTTGGCCGAAGCCGCGCGCGCGGGCGGCATCAACGCCTATCCCGCCCAAGGCGCGGCCCTCATGGACGCCTATTTCCGCGAGCGCCTGGACGAATTGCGCACCGCCTCGCCGGGGCTCTGCGCCACGCCCTTCGCCCTGGTCGCCGTGGGCGGCTATGGCCGGGCGGAACTCTGCCCCGCGTCCGACGTAGACGTGCTGCTGCTCTACGAAAACGCCATTGCGCCTGCGGCGGAGGAGCTTTCGCGCGGGCTGTTCCATCCCCTCTGGGACCTGGGGCTGGACCTGGGCCACGGCGTACGCACCCTGGCCGACTGCCTCCGCCTGGCCGGAGAGGACATGCTCGTGCTCACCTCTCTGCTGGACGTGCGCCACGTCGCGGGCGAGGGCGCGCTGACCGCCCGACTGCAGCGACGCCTGGCCGAGGCCGCGCCTCCCGGCCGCGCCGCCGCCTTTGGCCAGTGGGTGCTGGAGCACAACGCGGGCCGCCGCGCCCGCCACGGCGACTCCAGCGGTCTGCTCGAACCGGAACTCAAGAACGGCCTGGGCGGCCTGCGCGACGCCCACCAAATCCGCTGGCTCCTGCGTCTCGTGCCTTCCCTGTGCGCCGGGCCCCAGGCCCCCTTCACCCCGGAGGACCTGGCCTTGCTTGAAGCGGACCACGCCGTCGTGCTCTGCGCGCGTACGGCCCTGCACCTGGCCGCGGGCCGCAAGACCGACAGGCTCTTCTTCGACCTCCAGCCGCAGGTGGCCAGAACTCTCGGCTTCAGCGGCGCGGAGCCTGGCCAGGGCGGCGACGAGCCCCAGGCCGCCGATGCTCCAACCGGCTTGGCCACCGGCTTGGCCACCGGCCTGGCCGTGGAAGGGTTTCTCTCGCGCCTGCACCAGGCCATGACGCGCATCCGCGCCATGCGGCAGGCCTGCTGGCTGGAGGCCTTTCCGCCCCGGGCCGAGGCCTGCGCGCCCGCAGCAGCCGCTCCAGGCATCCTGTGCGGCCCCACAGGCATGGCCCTCTGCGACCCCAAGGCCGCCGCCCACCAGCCTGCGCTGATCTTGGCGCTCTACGTGGCCGCAGCCCGCGCCGCGCGGCCCCTGGCCTGGTCGGCCCTGCGGGCCACCCGCGCCGCCCTGGCCGACCCCGCGCGCCGCGCCGCCTTCGCCGAACTGCCGGACATCCTGCCCGCGCTGCTGGAGATATTCCGGGCGTCGGGCCAGCCAACCGAAAGCAGCCCGCCCCACGCCGCGCCGCAGGAATCGGCGCAAACCGGGCCGTCCCGGCTGGCCGACGCGCTGCGGCGTCTCTTCGCCCCCACGCCAAACGCCGCCGACCCGCCGGGCGCGCACCCTCCCGAACCTGCGGCCCCGGCCGTGGCCACGGCGCTGCAATCCATGCTCGACACCGGCCTCATGGCGGCCCTGGTGCCGGAGTTCGCGCCCGTGGAGCACCTGGTGCAGTTCGACGACTTCCACATCCACCCCGTGGGCAAGCACACCCTGGAGGTGGTGCGCGCCCTCGCCTCCATACGCCCCTGCGGACCGGAGGAGCGGCGCAGCCCGCCGGACGGCGACTTGTCGCCGGATATCCTTGAACGGGCGGCGGGACTGCCGCATTTCGACCGCCTGCTCCTGGCCGGGTTCTGCCACGATCTGGCCAAACCGCGCCGCGACCATTGCGGCGAGGGCGAAGCGCTTTCGCGCGCGCTTCTGGGCCGTCTGGGGGCTGACCCCGAGGCCATCGACGATGTGGCCTTCCTGGTGCGCGAACATCTGCTCATCCCCAAGACCGCCACCCGCCGCGACCTTGCGGACGAATCCGTGGCCGCGACCGTGGCCGAAATCTGCGGCGGCGTGGAACGGCTGGACATGCTGCATCTGCTGGCCGTGGCCGACAGCCGCTCCACCGGGCCGCGCGCCTGGAGCCCCTGGACCGCAGCGCTGTTCGACGAACTGGCGCGCAAGGCCCGCGGACTGCTTACGCGCGGGCCGCTTTCCGGGCCCGACGCCGTGGACACAAGCCGCCGCGTGCGCGAACGCGCCCTGGCCCTGGCAACCAAACCGGCCGAACAGGACGCAACGCCAGCGCTGGAGCGCGGCTTCGCCGAGCGCTGCCTGGAACACATGCCCGCGCGCGCACTGCTGGTGCTCGACGCCGCCACCGTGGCCCGGCACCTGCGCCTGGCCCGGCGCTTCGCCTTGAACCTGGCCGAGGACATGGTGCGCAAGCCCGCTGCCAAGGCGGGCCTTGGGGTGGCGGAAATAGACGCCGTGCCCGTGCGCGGGCGCGCCTTCCAGGTCAGCATCGCCGCCATGGACCGCCCCGGGCTCTTCGCGGTGATGGCAGGGGTGCTGGCCCTGCACGACCTGCACATCCTCTCGGCAGAGGTGCTCACCTGGGGGCCGGGCTCCGCCGGACCGGGCGCCAGCCTGGCCGTGGACGTGTTCGTGGTGCGCGAGCCCGCCCCCGGGCTGTCCCTGGAGGACTTGTGGGCGCGGGTGCGGCGCGCGGTGTCCTATGCGCTCACGGACAAGCTCTCCCTGGAATACCGGCTGGAACAGAAGCGCAACTCGCCGCTGGCCCAGGCTTCTCGCGCGCCGGGAGGCCGCTGCGCCGTGCGCGTGGACAACGCACAGAGCGACTTCCACACCCTGGTCGAGGTGGCCGCGCCGGACCGCCTGGGACTGCTGCACGACTTGGCGCGCGCCCTCTGCGCCCATGGGGCGCGCGTGCATCTGGCGCGCATCGCCACCAGCGCGGGCCGCATACATGACGTGTTCTACGTGCGCGACGAGGAAGGCCGCAAGATCGCCGACCCGCAGCGCCTGGAGGTCCTGCGCCGGGCCTTGCTGGCCGCGGCGCGGCACAACTAG
- a CDS encoding Nif3-like dinuclear metal center hexameric protein, which produces MDATQALSRIRALAPEEYAADWDNSRVQIRGARARVGKIAVALDPAPELMKACLDWGADLVLTHHPLYFKPQAPTTPGWHLDVLRLFLSAGAWLYAAHTSLDSRPDGPAFWLGRKLGLANRATLETVRRFPAREAFFQAPSVFTEREARPLLENPGVLALSQSATGELRVMAEEQAWPEIFEELKGVFAGKDLEVFVRRLESPAVGVGYGEAGDLPEAMEYEAFAALLEGVLYGAQPPCPLTGAKGLAWIECGPRPERIRRVAYSTGSGGSLIPAAFAAGADVFVTGDVKHHAAMETTGLVLDVGHFLLEEEMMRLLAAELQESLGDGAEVRFFAGRSPFRFRALA; this is translated from the coding sequence ATGGACGCAACCCAGGCGCTTTCCCGCATCCGGGCCTTGGCCCCGGAGGAATATGCCGCGGACTGGGACAACTCCCGCGTGCAGATACGCGGCGCGCGCGCCCGGGTGGGCAAAATCGCCGTGGCGCTGGACCCAGCCCCGGAACTGATGAAGGCCTGCCTGGACTGGGGCGCGGACCTGGTGCTCACCCACCACCCGCTGTATTTCAAGCCCCAAGCCCCCACCACCCCCGGCTGGCACCTGGACGTGCTGCGGCTGTTCCTCTCCGCCGGGGCCTGGCTGTATGCCGCGCACACCAGCCTGGACAGCCGTCCGGACGGCCCGGCCTTCTGGCTTGGGCGCAAGCTGGGCCTTGCCAACCGCGCCACCCTGGAGACCGTGCGGCGCTTCCCCGCGCGGGAGGCGTTCTTCCAAGCCCCCTCGGTCTTTACCGAGCGCGAGGCCCGGCCCCTGCTGGAGAATCCCGGCGTGCTCGCCCTGTCGCAAAGCGCCACCGGCGAGCTGCGCGTGATGGCCGAGGAGCAGGCCTGGCCCGAAATATTCGAAGAGCTGAAGGGCGTGTTCGCGGGCAAGGATCTGGAGGTCTTTGTCCGCAGGCTTGAAAGCCCGGCCGTGGGCGTGGGCTACGGCGAGGCGGGCGACCTGCCCGAGGCCATGGAATACGAGGCCTTCGCGGCCCTGCTTGAAGGCGTGCTCTATGGCGCCCAGCCGCCCTGCCCGCTGACGGGAGCCAAGGGCCTGGCCTGGATCGAATGCGGCCCCAGGCCGGAGCGCATCCGCCGCGTGGCCTACTCCACTGGCTCCGGCGGTTCGCTCATTCCGGCCGCCTTCGCCGCCGGGGCCGACGTGTTCGTCACCGGCGACGTGAAGCACCACGCCGCCATGGAGACCACTGGCCTGGTGCTCGACGTGGGGCATTTTCTGCTGGAAGAAGAGATGATGCGCCTGCTGGCCGCGGAGCTGCAGGAATCCCTCGGCGACGGGGCCGAGGTGCGTTTCTTTGCGGGAAGAAGCCCCTTCCGCTTCCGGGCGCTGGCCTAA
- a CDS encoding zinc ribbon domain-containing protein — MYQKQIEQLVVLQTVDDEIMILEAEVREAPLELTGLETKVAQLRERQAQIQERLDILKGQQKRLDGEIEDDGHKIKKSKNKLMAVGNSKEYHAMMREMDSMEKLNRLREEERIAVMEELERQNAAMQELVTEVEGLMEGYDAKKATLDERIGKAQSRLDALAKRRAKAGKVVPPPILGRYEFIRSRIEHPVIVPVSDGVCGGCHIKIPPQSYNELQKGKQILGCPNCQRIIFWVEHAPHINDEK; from the coding sequence ATGTATCAGAAGCAGATCGAGCAGTTGGTGGTCCTGCAGACCGTGGATGACGAGATCATGATCCTGGAGGCCGAGGTGCGCGAGGCCCCCCTGGAGCTCACCGGGCTGGAGACCAAGGTGGCCCAGCTGCGCGAGCGCCAGGCCCAGATCCAGGAACGCCTCGACATCCTGAAGGGCCAGCAGAAGCGGCTCGATGGAGAGATCGAGGACGACGGCCACAAGATCAAGAAGAGCAAGAACAAGCTCATGGCCGTGGGCAACTCCAAGGAATACCACGCCATGATGCGCGAGATGGACTCCATGGAGAAGCTCAACCGCCTGCGCGAGGAAGAGCGCATCGCGGTGATGGAGGAGCTGGAGCGCCAGAACGCCGCCATGCAGGAGCTCGTCACCGAGGTGGAAGGCCTTATGGAAGGCTACGACGCCAAGAAGGCCACCCTGGACGAGCGCATCGGCAAGGCGCAAAGCCGCCTGGACGCGCTGGCCAAGCGCCGCGCCAAGGCCGGCAAGGTGGTGCCGCCGCCGATCCTGGGCCGCTACGAGTTCATCCGTTCGCGCATCGAGCACCCGGTCATCGTGCCGGTGTCCGACGGCGTGTGCGGCGGCTGCCACATCAAGATTCCGCCCCAGTCGTACAACGAGCTGCAGAAGGGCAAGCAGATCCTGGGCTGCCCCAACTGCCAGCGCATCATCTTCTGGGTGGAGCACGCGCCGCACATCAACGACGAGAAATAG
- a CDS encoding chemotaxis protein CheX — protein sequence MDVELAKPFVKAATDVIGTMAFITPRPGKPFVKKNTIATGDVTGLVGLTGDGKKGSVSISFQKSCAVAMVKNMLGDDIQDILQDVKDAVGEITNMISGQARAGLAEKGLVLQGSTPTVIMGDNHSITHIAKSPIMAIPFDTDAGSFTIEFCFE from the coding sequence ATGGACGTGGAACTTGCAAAACCCTTTGTGAAAGCGGCCACGGACGTCATCGGCACCATGGCGTTCATCACCCCCAGGCCGGGCAAGCCCTTTGTCAAAAAGAACACCATCGCCACAGGCGACGTGACGGGGCTGGTGGGCCTTACCGGCGACGGCAAAAAGGGCAGCGTCTCCATCTCCTTCCAGAAATCCTGCGCCGTCGCCATGGTCAAGAACATGCTGGGCGACGACATCCAGGACATCCTTCAGGACGTGAAGGACGCCGTGGGCGAGATCACCAACATGATATCCGGGCAGGCGCGCGCGGGCCTTGCGGAAAAAGGGCTCGTGCTGCAGGGCTCCACCCCCACCGTCATCATGGGCGACAACCACAGCATCACCCACATCGCCAAGTCGCCCATCATGGCCATTCCCTTCGACACCGATGCGGGGAGCTTCACCATCGAGTTCTGCTTCGAATAA
- a CDS encoding YkgJ family cysteine cluster protein — MTATDKSQQFLDEHEELAPGQGFRFACRPGVSCFGACCSALDLMLTPYDVLRLRRATGQSSREFVHEYADQTAMPGVGLPLLQLHMQDTSAKRCPFSQADRSCAVYENRPSACRTYPLGRATRPAAQDAEGVEEQIFIIREPHCKGFEHTTQWSPASWMDDQGLSAYNASNDRYMALAAALRALADAGHRPDQRHMAMAGLALYQPDDFQRFIMTARVLEHVDMDDARRTAIMRDEEACLDFGFDWLELSLLGKTDHIRPRG, encoded by the coding sequence ATGACCGCCACCGACAAGAGCCAGCAATTCCTGGACGAACACGAAGAGCTGGCGCCGGGCCAGGGCTTCCGCTTCGCCTGCCGTCCGGGCGTGTCCTGCTTCGGGGCCTGCTGCTCGGCGCTCGACCTCATGCTCACCCCCTACGACGTTCTGCGCCTGCGCCGCGCCACGGGCCAAAGCTCGCGCGAGTTCGTGCACGAATACGCGGACCAGACCGCCATGCCCGGCGTGGGCCTGCCGCTGTTGCAACTGCACATGCAGGACACTTCGGCCAAGCGCTGCCCCTTTTCCCAGGCGGACCGCAGCTGCGCGGTCTACGAAAACCGGCCCTCGGCCTGCCGGACCTATCCCCTGGGCCGGGCCACCCGGCCAGCAGCGCAAGACGCGGAAGGAGTCGAGGAGCAGATCTTCATCATACGCGAGCCGCACTGCAAAGGCTTTGAGCACACCACGCAATGGAGCCCCGCTTCCTGGATGGACGACCAGGGGCTGTCCGCCTACAACGCCTCCAACGACCGCTACATGGCCCTGGCCGCCGCGCTGCGCGCCCTGGCCGACGCCGGACACAGGCCGGACCAGCGCCACATGGCCATGGCCGGGCTGGCCCTGTACCAGCCCGACGACTTCCAGCGCTTCATCATGACCGCGCGGGTGCTGGAGCATGTGGACATGGACGACGCACGCCGGACGGCCATCATGCGCGACGAGGAAGCCTGCCTGGACTTCGGCTTCGACTGGCTGGAGCTTTCGCTTTTGGGCAAGACGGACCACATCCGGCCAAGGGGGTAG
- the rfaE2 gene encoding D-glycero-beta-D-manno-heptose 1-phosphate adenylyltransferase: MDALSHPKILSLREFLHKRASLPPGFRLVFTNGCYDILHPGHVDLLARARALGDGLVLGLNSDASVRRIKGELSGPPRPVNSERERAFVLAGLASVDFVVLFDEDTPLELITAIRPQVLVKGGDWDLSRIVGREVVEADGGRVLSLPLLPGYSTTALIERLTSAQGKAAATG, translated from the coding sequence ATGGACGCGCTTTCCCATCCCAAGATCCTGTCCCTGCGGGAGTTTCTGCACAAACGAGCCTCGCTGCCGCCCGGCTTCCGGCTGGTGTTCACCAACGGCTGCTACGACATCCTGCATCCCGGCCACGTGGACCTGCTGGCCCGCGCGCGCGCCCTGGGCGACGGCCTGGTGCTGGGCCTCAATTCCGACGCCTCGGTACGGCGCATCAAGGGGGAGCTTTCCGGCCCGCCCCGGCCCGTGAACAGCGAGCGCGAGCGCGCCTTCGTGCTTGCCGGCCTCGCCAGCGTGGACTTCGTGGTGCTCTTCGACGAGGACACGCCGCTTGAACTCATCACGGCCATCCGGCCCCAGGTGCTGGTCAAGGGCGGCGACTGGGACCTCTCGCGCATTGTGGGCCGCGAGGTGGTGGAGGCGGACGGAGGGCGCGTGCTCAGTCTGCCGCTTCTGCCCGGCTACTCCACCACGGCGCTCATCGAGCGCCTGACCAGCGCCCAGGGCAAAGCCGCCGCCACGGGGTGA
- a CDS encoding DUF554 domain-containing protein, with amino-acid sequence MTLPVGSLVNAAAIILGSLAGMALHGRFPERFRSIVFQGLGLCVLLIGAKMALTVSNPLLLIFAILLGGLAGELLRLDMAFERLGERAKALLRSGNPQFTEGLITASLIFCIGAMAIVGSFDEGIRGDATVLYTKSILDGFASVALASTFGSGVLFSFVPVLLYQGALTLFAGLFQQHFTPTVISQLTATGGLLILGIGLTLLDIKRVNLSNLLPSLLVAVLLALFFA; translated from the coding sequence ATGACCCTGCCCGTCGGTTCCCTCGTCAACGCCGCCGCAATCATTCTCGGCAGCCTGGCCGGCATGGCCCTGCACGGCCGCTTTCCGGAGCGCTTCCGCAGCATCGTGTTCCAAGGCCTGGGCCTGTGCGTGCTGTTGATCGGCGCCAAGATGGCGCTCACCGTGAGCAACCCGCTGCTGCTGATCTTCGCCATCCTGCTGGGCGGCCTGGCCGGGGAGCTTCTGCGCCTGGACATGGCCTTCGAGCGCCTGGGCGAACGGGCCAAGGCGCTGCTGCGCTCCGGCAACCCGCAATTCACCGAGGGACTCATTACCGCCTCGCTCATCTTCTGCATCGGGGCCATGGCCATAGTGGGCAGCTTCGACGAAGGCATACGCGGAGATGCCACAGTTCTGTACACGAAAAGCATCCTGGACGGCTTCGCCTCCGTGGCGCTGGCCTCCACCTTCGGTTCCGGCGTGCTCTTCTCCTTCGTTCCGGTGCTGCTCTACCAGGGGGCGCTCACCCTGTTCGCCGGGCTCTTCCAGCAACACTTCACGCCAACGGTCATCAGCCAGCTTACGGCCACGGGCGGCCTGCTCATCCTGGGCATCGGCCTCACCCTGCTGGACATCAAGCGCGTAAACCTCTCCAACCTGCTGCCTTCCTTGCTCGTCGCCGTGCTGCTGGCCCTGTTTTTCGCATAG
- the ispD gene encoding 2-C-methyl-D-erythritol 4-phosphate cytidylyltransferase, with protein sequence MTSTPPRVSEAWAVILAAGGGTRLAEALAAIGGPQRKQYVELDGAPLFWKSARTFSRIQAVRGLVFVFPQEDLHAMRAEVERLWERDPLGLPWRACAGGARRQDSVRHGLAELPKEAACVLVHDAARPFASAALCARVLEALGPDRPAAIPGLAVTDTIKRVDADDIVVDTPERAAMRGVQTPQGFLLAPLAAAHQRAQAEGWEVTDDAMLMERAGHPVRVVPGEEANVKITTPADLRLLRPSRAACPRTGWGYDVHKFVANGEDDPTVLAKARPMLLGGVAIPGAPRVLAHSDGDVLLHAVTDALLGIACAGDIGQLFPDTDQAFDNMPSAVFVAEALARVRAAGFRPEHADLTIVAQTPKLFAHKARIAAQVARLLELAPGAVNVKATTEEGLGFTGQRLGIKAVAVVTASPD encoded by the coding sequence ATGACATCCACACCTCCGCGCGTTTCCGAAGCCTGGGCCGTGATCCTCGCGGCCGGAGGCGGAACGCGCCTGGCCGAGGCCCTGGCAGCCATTGGCGGCCCGCAGCGCAAGCAGTATGTCGAGCTGGACGGCGCGCCCCTGTTCTGGAAAAGCGCGCGCACCTTCTCGCGCATCCAGGCCGTGCGGGGGCTGGTGTTCGTGTTTCCGCAGGAGGACCTGCACGCCATGCGCGCCGAGGTGGAGCGCCTTTGGGAGCGCGACCCCCTGGGCCTGCCCTGGCGGGCCTGCGCGGGCGGGGCCAGACGGCAGGACTCCGTGCGCCACGGCCTGGCGGAGCTGCCGAAAGAGGCGGCCTGCGTCCTTGTGCACGACGCCGCCCGGCCCTTCGCCAGCGCGGCCCTCTGCGCCCGCGTGCTGGAGGCCCTGGGCCCGGACCGTCCCGCGGCCATCCCCGGCCTGGCCGTGACGGACACCATCAAGCGCGTGGACGCAGACGACATCGTCGTCGATACCCCGGAGCGCGCGGCAATGCGCGGCGTGCAGACCCCGCAGGGCTTTCTGCTGGCCCCGCTTGCGGCCGCGCACCAGCGCGCCCAGGCCGAGGGCTGGGAGGTCACTGACGACGCCATGCTCATGGAGCGGGCAGGACATCCTGTGCGCGTCGTCCCCGGCGAGGAGGCCAACGTGAAGATCACCACCCCGGCGGACTTGCGGCTTTTGCGCCCGTCCAGGGCAGCCTGCCCGCGCACGGGCTGGGGCTACGACGTTCACAAATTTGTCGCCAACGGCGAGGACGACCCCACCGTGCTGGCCAAGGCACGGCCCATGCTTCTGGGCGGGGTGGCCATTCCCGGCGCGCCGCGCGTGCTGGCGCACTCCGACGGGGACGTGCTGCTGCACGCCGTGACCGATGCCCTGCTCGGCATCGCCTGCGCGGGCGACATCGGCCAGCTCTTCCCGGACACAGACCAGGCCTTCGACAACATGCCCAGCGCCGTGTTCGTGGCCGAGGCGTTGGCCCGCGTCCGGGCGGCGGGCTTCCGGCCGGAGCACGCGGATCTGACCATCGTGGCGCAGACGCCCAAGCTCTTCGCCCACAAGGCGCGCATCGCCGCCCAGGTGGCGCGCCTGCTGGAGCTTGCCCCGGGGGCGGTGAACGTGAAGGCCACCACCGAGGAGGGCCTTGGCTTCACCGGCCAGCGCCTGGGCATCAAGGCCGTGGCCGTGGTGACGGCCAGCCCCGACTAA
- a CDS encoding P-II family nitrogen regulator — protein sequence MKKVEIITRTFKLDDIKAALSEIGIKGMTVSEVKGFGRQGGHKEVYRGAEYQVDFVVKVKIEVVVEDARVADVIGAATKAARTGQVGDGKIFVLPVDEVVRIRTGETGDAAV from the coding sequence ATGAAGAAAGTCGAGATCATCACCCGCACCTTCAAGCTGGATGACATCAAGGCCGCCCTGTCCGAGATCGGCATCAAGGGCATGACCGTGAGCGAAGTGAAAGGCTTCGGCCGCCAGGGCGGGCACAAGGAAGTGTACCGCGGGGCCGAGTACCAGGTGGACTTCGTGGTCAAGGTCAAGATCGAGGTCGTGGTGGAGGACGCCCGCGTGGCCGATGTCATCGGCGCGGCCACCAAGGCGGCCCGCACCGGGCAGGTGGGCGACGGCAAGATCTTCGTCCTGCCCGTGGACGAGGTGGTGCGCATCCGCACCGGCGAAACCGGCGACGCCGCCGTCTAG
- a CDS encoding ammonium transporter: protein MNAADTAFIIVCAALVMFMTPGLGLFYGGMVRSKNVLATIMQSFIIVGLVSVLWAVVGYTLAFGTDMGGVIGGLDFLFLGGVGMDATGGPVENIPHLLFMIFQCMFAVITPALITGAFAERMKFGGFLVFTTLWLLVVYCPMAHWVWGKGWMAEMGALDFAGGAVVHMSSAAAALAATVVLGKRKGHGSTPFIPHNLPMTVLGAAILWFGWFGFNAGSALAADGFAVNAFVTTHLAAAAAALAWILMEKLHSGKATTLGAASGAVAGLVAITPAAGFVTAMPAILIGLGGGVFCFLGVLMKGKLGYDDSLDVVGVHGVGGTWGAIATGLFASINKASGLFYGNPSQLWIQLASVAATWAFCFIASLVLFKLVDATVGLRATPEEEDRGLDISQHNETGYQA, encoded by the coding sequence ATGAACGCGGCGGATACTGCCTTCATCATCGTCTGCGCGGCCCTGGTCATGTTCATGACCCCCGGCCTCGGCCTGTTCTACGGCGGCATGGTGCGCAGCAAGAACGTGCTGGCCACCATCATGCAGAGCTTCATCATCGTCGGCCTGGTGTCCGTGCTCTGGGCCGTGGTCGGCTACACCCTGGCCTTCGGCACGGACATGGGCGGGGTCATCGGCGGCCTGGACTTCCTGTTCCTGGGCGGCGTGGGCATGGACGCCACGGGCGGGCCGGTGGAGAACATCCCGCACCTCTTGTTCATGATCTTCCAGTGCATGTTCGCGGTCATCACCCCGGCGCTGATCACCGGCGCCTTTGCCGAGCGCATGAAGTTCGGCGGATTTCTGGTTTTCACCACCCTGTGGCTGCTGGTGGTGTATTGCCCCATGGCCCACTGGGTGTGGGGCAAAGGCTGGATGGCCGAGATGGGCGCCCTTGACTTCGCGGGCGGCGCGGTGGTGCACATGAGCTCCGCCGCCGCGGCCCTGGCCGCGACCGTGGTGCTGGGCAAGCGCAAAGGCCATGGCAGCACGCCCTTCATCCCGCACAACCTGCCCATGACCGTGCTTGGCGCGGCCATCCTCTGGTTCGGCTGGTTCGGCTTCAACGCGGGCAGCGCGCTGGCCGCCGACGGCTTCGCGGTCAACGCCTTCGTGACCACGCACCTGGCCGCCGCGGCCGCGGCTCTGGCCTGGATCCTCATGGAGAAGCTGCACTCCGGCAAGGCCACGACCCTGGGCGCGGCCTCCGGCGCGGTGGCCGGGCTTGTGGCCATCACCCCGGCGGCGGGCTTCGTCACCGCCATGCCCGCCATCCTCATCGGCCTGGGCGGCGGCGTGTTCTGCTTCCTGGGCGTCCTCATGAAGGGCAAGCTCGGCTACGACGACTCCCTGGACGTGGTGGGCGTGCACGGCGTGGGCGGCACCTGGGGCGCCATCGCCACCGGACTTTTCGCCAGCATCAACAAGGCCAGCGGGCTTTTCTATGGCAATCCCTCCCAGCTTTGGATACAGTTGGCTTCAGTGGCCGCCACATGGGCCTTCTGCTTCATCGCGAGCCTTGTTCTCTTCAAGCTGGTGGACGCCACGGTGGGCCTGCGCGCCACGCCCGAGGAGGAAGACCGCGGCCTGGACATCTCCCAGCACAACGAGACCGGCTACCAGGCGTAG